A single window of Cheilinus undulatus linkage group 12, ASM1832078v1, whole genome shotgun sequence DNA harbors:
- the LOC121518579 gene encoding rho-related GTP-binding protein RhoG-like encodes MQSIKCVVVGDGAVGKTCLLISYTTGAFPKEYIPTVFDNYSSQVTVDGRTISLNLWDTAGQEEYDRLRTLSYPQTNVFIICFSISSPASYENVKHKWHPEVNHHCPGVPILLVGTKSDLRNDGDIQRKLKEQNQTPVTHHQGSALARQIQAIRYLECSALNQDGIKDVFAEAVRAYLNPQPVVAKRPCILL; translated from the exons atGCAGAGCATAAAGTGTGTGGTTGTCGGTGACGGTGCTGTGGGGAAAACCTGCCTCCTCATCTCCTACACCACCGGAGCTTTCCCCAAAGAGTACATCCCTACGGTGTTTGACAACTACAGCAGCCAG GTGACGGTGGACGGCCGGACCATCAGTCTGAATCTCTGGGACACGGCGGGTCAGGAGGAGTACGACCGGCTGAGGACGCTGTCCTACCCCCAGACCAACGTCTTCATCATCTGCTTCTCCATTTCAAGCCCCGCCTCCTATGAGAACGTCAAGCACAAGTGGCATCCAGAG gTGAACCACCACTGTCCTGGCGTTCCCATACTTCTTGTCGGCACGAAGAGCGACCTCCGGAACGACGGCGACATTCAGAGGAAGCTGAAGGAGCAGAACCAGACACCGGTTACCCACCATCAGGGCTCCGCCCTCGCACGCCAGATCCAAGCCATCCGCTACCTGGAGTGCTCCGCCCTCAACCAGGACGGCATCAAGGACGTGTTCGCCGAGGCCGTGAGGGCCTACCTCAACCCGCAGCCCGTCGTCGCAAAGAGGCCCTGCATACTGCTGTAA